One region of Trichosurus vulpecula isolate mTriVul1 chromosome 1, mTriVul1.pri, whole genome shotgun sequence genomic DNA includes:
- the DNM2 gene encoding dynamin-2 isoform X11 → MGNRGMEELIPLVNKLQDAFSSIGQSCHLDLPQIAVVGGQSAGKSSVLENFVGRDFLPRGSGIVTRRPLILQLIFSKTEYAEFLHCKSKKFTDFDEVRQEIEAETDRVTGTNKGISPIPINLRVYSPHVLNLTLIDLPGITKVPVGDQPMDIEYQIRDMILQFISKESSLILAVTPANMDLANSDALKMAKEVDPQGLRTIGVITKLDLMDEGTDARDVLENKLLPLRRGYIGVVNRSQKDIDGKKDIRAALGAERKFFLSHPAYRHMADRMGTPHLQKTLNQQLTNHIRESLPALRSKLQSQLLSLEKEVEEYKNFRPDDPTRKTKALLQMVQQFGVDFEKRIEGSGDQVDTLELSGGARINRIFHERFPFELVKMEFDEKDLRREISYAIKNIHGVRTGLFTPDMAFEAIVKKQIVKLKEPSLKCVDLVVSELATVIKKCAEKLGSYPRLREETERIVTTYIREREGRTKDQILLLIDIELSYINTNHEDFIGFANAQQRSTQLNKKRAVPNQVIRKGWLTINNISLMKGGSKEYWFVLTAESLSWYKDEEEKEKKYMLPLDNLKIRDVEKGFMSTKHIFAIFNTEQRNVYKDLRQIELACDSQEDVDSWKASFLRAGVYPEKDQAENEDGAQENTFSMDPQLERQVETIRNLVDSYVRIINKSIRDLMPKTIMHLMINNTKAFIHSELLAYLYSSADQSSLMEESADQAQRREDMLRMYHALKEALNIIGDISTSTVSTPVPPPVDDTWLQSSSSRHSPTPQHRPPASVPPPGRPPAVRGPTPGPPLIPVPIGIAASFVAPPIPSRPGPQNVFTNNDPFSAPPQIPSRPARIPPGIPPGVPRRPPPSAPSRPFF, encoded by the exons agtaTGCGGAATTTTTGCACTGTAAGTCCAAGAAGTTTACGGACTTTGATGAAGTTCGCCAAGAGATTGAAGCAGAGACCGACAGGGTCACGGGGACCAATAAAGGCATTTCTCCTATCCCCATTAACTTACGAGTGTATTCACCACATG TATTGAATTTAACCTTAATTGACCTTCCGGGCATCACCAAGGTACCTGTTGGTGATCAGCCTATGGATATTGAATACCAGATCAGGGACATGATCCTGCAGTTCATTAGCAAAGAGAGCAGCTTGATTCTTGCAGTCACGCCAGCCAACATGGATCTAGCAAATTCAGATGCCCTCAAGATGGCCAAGGAAGTTGATCCTCAGG GCTTACGGACAATTGGTGTTATAACCAAGCTTGACCTGATGGATGAAGGCACAGATGCCAGAGATGTGCTTGAGAACAAGTTGCTCCCATTGAGAAGAG GTTATATTGGTGTGGTCAATCGGAGCCAAAAAGACATCGATGGGAAGAAGGATATCCGTGCAGCGCTCGGGGCGGAGAGGAAgttcttcctctctcacccagcaTATCGACACATGGCAGATCGAATGGGCACGCCCCACTTACAGAAGACCCTGAACCAG CAACTGACCAATCACATCCGAGAGTCTCTGCCTGCACTGCGCAGCAAGCTCCAGAGCCAGCTGCTGTccttggaaaaggaggtggaagAATATAAGAACTTCCGGCCTGATGATCCCACCCGGAAAACCAAAGCCCTGCTGCA GATGGTCCAGCAGTTTGGTGTGGACTTTGAAAAGAGAATTGAAGGCTCAGGAGACCAGGTGGACACATTGGAACTTTCTGGTGGTGCAAGGATTAATCGCATCTTTCACGAGAGGTTTCCATTTGAGCTTGTGAAG atGGAATTTGATGAGAAGGATTTGAGACGAGAAATTAGTTATGCAATTAAAAACATCCATGGAGTCAG GACGGGTCTCTTCACCCCCGACATGGCCTTTGAAGCCATTGTGAAAAAACAGATTGTAAAGCTCAAAGAGCCGAGTTTGAAGTGTGTTGATCTGGTGGTCTCAGAGCTGGCCACCGTCATTAAAAAGTGTGCTGAGAAG CTTGGCTCCTATCCCAGGTTacgagaagaaacagaaagaattgtCACCACTTACATCAGGGAGCGAGAAGGGAGAACAAAGGACCAG ATCCTTCTTCTGATCGACATTGAGCTATCATACATCAACACAAATCACGAGGACTTCATTGGCTTTGCAAA TGCCCAGCAGAGAAGCACTCAGCTGAACAAGAAAAGGGCCGTTCCAAATCAG GTGATTCGAAAGGGCTGGTTGACCATCAACAATATCAGCCTGATGAAAGGTGGTTCCAAGGAGTATTGGTTTGTGCTCACTGCAGAGTCCTTGTCGTGGTACAAGGATGAGGAG gaaaaagaaaagaagtacaTGCTGCCATTGGATAACCTCAAAATCCGAGATGTGGAAAAGGGCTTCATGTCCACCAAGCACATCTTTGCTATCTTCAACACAGAGCAGAG GAATGTCTATAAGGACCTACGGCAGATTGAGCTAGCCTGCGACTCCCAGGAAGATGTGGATAGTTGGAAAGCCTCTTTCCTCCGAGCAGGGGTCTATCCTGAGAAAGACCAG GCTGAGAATGAGGATGGGGCCCAAGAAAACACCTTCTCCATGGACCCTCAACTGGAACGCCAGGTGGAAACCATCCGAAACCTTGTTGATTCCTACGTGAGGATTATCAACAAGTCTATCCGTGACCTCATGCCAAAGACAATCATGCATCTCATGATCAACAAT ACCAAGGCCTTCATCCACTCAGAGCTACTGGCCTATCTCTACTCTTCTGCGGACCAGAGTAGCCTGATGGAGGAATCTGCGGACCAGGCCCAACGTCGAGAAGACATGCTGCGCATGTACCATGCCCTAAAGGAAGCGCTCAACATTATTGGGGACATCAGCACCAGCACTGTGTCCACCCCTGTGCCTCCACCCGTAGATGACACATGGCTCCAGAGTTCTAGCAGTAGGCACAG TCCCACACCTCAGCATCGGCCTCCTGCCAGCGTGCCTCCCCCAGGCAGGCCCCCTGCAGTCAGGGGCCCTACCCCGGGGCCACCTCTGATCCCTGTGCCTATAGGAATCGCTGCCTCCTTTGTGGCTCCCCCCATTCCCTCTCGGCCTGGACCTCAGAATGTCTTCACTAACAACGATCCCTTTTCAGCCCCACCTCAGATCCCGTCTCGGCCAGCACGCATTCCGCCTGGCATCCCCCCTGGTGTGCCCAG GCGACCACCTCCTTCTGCTCCTTCCCGGCCCTTCTTCTGA
- the DNM2 gene encoding dynamin-2 isoform X10, giving the protein MGNRGMEELIPLVNKLQDAFSSIGQSCHLDLPQIAVVGGQSAGKSSVLENFVGRDFLPRGSGIVTRRPLILQLIFSKTEYAEFLHCKSKKFTDFDEVRQEIEAETDRVTGTNKGISPIPINLRVYSPHVLNLTLIDLPGITKVPVGDQPMDIEYQIRDMILQFISKESSLILAVTPANMDLANSDALKMAKEVDPQGLRTIGVITKLDLMDEGTDARDVLENKLLPLRRGYIGVVNRSQKDIDGKKDIRAALGAERKFFLSHPAYRHMADRMGTPHLQKTLNQQLTNHIRESLPALRSKLQSQLLSLEKEVEEYKNFRPDDPTRKTKALLQMVQQFGVDFEKRIEGSGDQVDTLELSGGARINRIFHERFPFELVKMEFDEKDLRREISYAIKNIHGVRTGLFTPDLAFEAIVKKQVVKLKEPCLKCVDLVIQELINTVRQCTSKLGSYPRLREETERIVTTYIREREGRTKDQILLLIDIELSYINTNHEDFIGFANAQQRSTQLNKKRAVPNQVIRKGWLTINNISLMKGGSKEYWFVLTAESLSWYKDEEEKEKKYMLPLDNLKIRDVEKGFMSTKHIFAIFNTEQRNVYKDLRQIELACDSQEDVDSWKASFLRAGVYPEKDQAENEDGAQENTFSMDPQLERQVETIRNLVDSYVRIINKSIRDLMPKTIMHLMINNTKAFIHSELLAYLYSSADQSSLMEESADQAQRREDMLRMYHALKEALNIIGDISTSTVSTPVPPPVDDTWLQSSSSRHSPTPQHRPPASVPPPGRPPAVRGPTPGPPLIPVPIGIAASFVAPPIPSRPGPQNVFTNNDPFSAPPQIPSRPARIPPGIPPGVPRRPPPSAPSRPFF; this is encoded by the exons agtaTGCGGAATTTTTGCACTGTAAGTCCAAGAAGTTTACGGACTTTGATGAAGTTCGCCAAGAGATTGAAGCAGAGACCGACAGGGTCACGGGGACCAATAAAGGCATTTCTCCTATCCCCATTAACTTACGAGTGTATTCACCACATG TATTGAATTTAACCTTAATTGACCTTCCGGGCATCACCAAGGTACCTGTTGGTGATCAGCCTATGGATATTGAATACCAGATCAGGGACATGATCCTGCAGTTCATTAGCAAAGAGAGCAGCTTGATTCTTGCAGTCACGCCAGCCAACATGGATCTAGCAAATTCAGATGCCCTCAAGATGGCCAAGGAAGTTGATCCTCAGG GCTTACGGACAATTGGTGTTATAACCAAGCTTGACCTGATGGATGAAGGCACAGATGCCAGAGATGTGCTTGAGAACAAGTTGCTCCCATTGAGAAGAG GTTATATTGGTGTGGTCAATCGGAGCCAAAAAGACATCGATGGGAAGAAGGATATCCGTGCAGCGCTCGGGGCGGAGAGGAAgttcttcctctctcacccagcaTATCGACACATGGCAGATCGAATGGGCACGCCCCACTTACAGAAGACCCTGAACCAG CAACTGACCAATCACATCCGAGAGTCTCTGCCTGCACTGCGCAGCAAGCTCCAGAGCCAGCTGCTGTccttggaaaaggaggtggaagAATATAAGAACTTCCGGCCTGATGATCCCACCCGGAAAACCAAAGCCCTGCTGCA GATGGTCCAGCAGTTTGGTGTGGACTTTGAAAAGAGAATTGAAGGCTCAGGAGACCAGGTGGACACATTGGAACTTTCTGGTGGTGCAAGGATTAATCGCATCTTTCACGAGAGGTTTCCATTTGAGCTTGTGAAG atGGAATTTGATGAGAAGGATTTGAGACGAGAAATTAGTTATGCAATTAAAAACATCCATGGAGTCAG GACGGGGCTCTTCACCCCCGACTTGGCATTCGAGGCCATTGTGAAAAAGCAGGTGGTGAAGCTGAAAGAGCCTTGTCTGAAATGTGTCGACCTGGTTATTCAGGAGTTAATCAATACAGTTAGGCAGTGTACCAGTAAG CTTGGCTCCTATCCCAGGTTacgagaagaaacagaaagaattgtCACCACTTACATCAGGGAGCGAGAAGGGAGAACAAAGGACCAG ATCCTTCTTCTGATCGACATTGAGCTATCATACATCAACACAAATCACGAGGACTTCATTGGCTTTGCAAA TGCCCAGCAGAGAAGCACTCAGCTGAACAAGAAAAGGGCCGTTCCAAATCAG GTGATTCGAAAGGGCTGGTTGACCATCAACAATATCAGCCTGATGAAAGGTGGTTCCAAGGAGTATTGGTTTGTGCTCACTGCAGAGTCCTTGTCGTGGTACAAGGATGAGGAG gaaaaagaaaagaagtacaTGCTGCCATTGGATAACCTCAAAATCCGAGATGTGGAAAAGGGCTTCATGTCCACCAAGCACATCTTTGCTATCTTCAACACAGAGCAGAG GAATGTCTATAAGGACCTACGGCAGATTGAGCTAGCCTGCGACTCCCAGGAAGATGTGGATAGTTGGAAAGCCTCTTTCCTCCGAGCAGGGGTCTATCCTGAGAAAGACCAG GCTGAGAATGAGGATGGGGCCCAAGAAAACACCTTCTCCATGGACCCTCAACTGGAACGCCAGGTGGAAACCATCCGAAACCTTGTTGATTCCTACGTGAGGATTATCAACAAGTCTATCCGTGACCTCATGCCAAAGACAATCATGCATCTCATGATCAACAAT ACCAAGGCCTTCATCCACTCAGAGCTACTGGCCTATCTCTACTCTTCTGCGGACCAGAGTAGCCTGATGGAGGAATCTGCGGACCAGGCCCAACGTCGAGAAGACATGCTGCGCATGTACCATGCCCTAAAGGAAGCGCTCAACATTATTGGGGACATCAGCACCAGCACTGTGTCCACCCCTGTGCCTCCACCCGTAGATGACACATGGCTCCAGAGTTCTAGCAGTAGGCACAG TCCCACACCTCAGCATCGGCCTCCTGCCAGCGTGCCTCCCCCAGGCAGGCCCCCTGCAGTCAGGGGCCCTACCCCGGGGCCACCTCTGATCCCTGTGCCTATAGGAATCGCTGCCTCCTTTGTGGCTCCCCCCATTCCCTCTCGGCCTGGACCTCAGAATGTCTTCACTAACAACGATCCCTTTTCAGCCCCACCTCAGATCCCGTCTCGGCCAGCACGCATTCCGCCTGGCATCCCCCCTGGTGTGCCCAG GCGACCACCTCCTTCTGCTCCTTCCCGGCCCTTCTTCTGA
- the DNM2 gene encoding dynamin-2 isoform X9 — translation MGNRGMEELIPLVNKLQDAFSSIGQSCHLDLPQIAVVGGQSAGKSSVLENFVGRDFLPRGSGIVTRRPLILQLIFSKTEYAEFLHCKSKKFTDFDEVRQEIEAETDRVTGTNKGISPIPINLRVYSPHVLNLTLIDLPGITKVPVGDQPMDIEYQIRDMILQFISKESSLILAVTPANMDLANSDALKMAKEVDPQGLRTIGVITKLDLMDEGTDARDVLENKLLPLRRGYIGVVNRSQKDIDGKKDIRAALGAERKFFLSHPAYRHMADRMGTPHLQKTLNQQLTNHIRESLPALRSKLQSQLLSLEKEVEEYKNFRPDDPTRKTKALLQMVQQFGVDFEKRIEGSGDQVDTLELSGGARINRIFHERFPFELVKMEFDEKDLRREISYAIKNIHGVRTGLFTPDMAFEAIVKKQIVKLKEPSLKCVDLVVSELATVIKKCAEKLGSYPRLREETERIVTTYIREREGRTKDQILLLIDIELSYINTNHEDFIGFANAQQRSTQLNKKRAVPNQGEILVIRKGWLTINNISLMKGGSKEYWFVLTAESLSWYKDEEEKEKKYMLPLDNLKIRDVEKGFMSTKHIFAIFNTEQRNVYKDLRQIELACDSQEDVDSWKASFLRAGVYPEKDQAENEDGAQENTFSMDPQLERQVETIRNLVDSYVRIINKSIRDLMPKTIMHLMINNTKAFIHSELLAYLYSSADQSSLMEESADQAQRREDMLRMYHALKEALNIIGDISTSTVSTPVPPPVDDTWLQSSSSRHSPTPQHRPPASVPPPGRPPAVRGPTPGPPLIPVPIGIAASFVAPPIPSRPGPQNVFTNNDPFSAPPQIPSRPARIPPGIPPGVPRRPPPSAPSRPFF, via the exons agtaTGCGGAATTTTTGCACTGTAAGTCCAAGAAGTTTACGGACTTTGATGAAGTTCGCCAAGAGATTGAAGCAGAGACCGACAGGGTCACGGGGACCAATAAAGGCATTTCTCCTATCCCCATTAACTTACGAGTGTATTCACCACATG TATTGAATTTAACCTTAATTGACCTTCCGGGCATCACCAAGGTACCTGTTGGTGATCAGCCTATGGATATTGAATACCAGATCAGGGACATGATCCTGCAGTTCATTAGCAAAGAGAGCAGCTTGATTCTTGCAGTCACGCCAGCCAACATGGATCTAGCAAATTCAGATGCCCTCAAGATGGCCAAGGAAGTTGATCCTCAGG GCTTACGGACAATTGGTGTTATAACCAAGCTTGACCTGATGGATGAAGGCACAGATGCCAGAGATGTGCTTGAGAACAAGTTGCTCCCATTGAGAAGAG GTTATATTGGTGTGGTCAATCGGAGCCAAAAAGACATCGATGGGAAGAAGGATATCCGTGCAGCGCTCGGGGCGGAGAGGAAgttcttcctctctcacccagcaTATCGACACATGGCAGATCGAATGGGCACGCCCCACTTACAGAAGACCCTGAACCAG CAACTGACCAATCACATCCGAGAGTCTCTGCCTGCACTGCGCAGCAAGCTCCAGAGCCAGCTGCTGTccttggaaaaggaggtggaagAATATAAGAACTTCCGGCCTGATGATCCCACCCGGAAAACCAAAGCCCTGCTGCA GATGGTCCAGCAGTTTGGTGTGGACTTTGAAAAGAGAATTGAAGGCTCAGGAGACCAGGTGGACACATTGGAACTTTCTGGTGGTGCAAGGATTAATCGCATCTTTCACGAGAGGTTTCCATTTGAGCTTGTGAAG atGGAATTTGATGAGAAGGATTTGAGACGAGAAATTAGTTATGCAATTAAAAACATCCATGGAGTCAG GACGGGTCTCTTCACCCCCGACATGGCCTTTGAAGCCATTGTGAAAAAACAGATTGTAAAGCTCAAAGAGCCGAGTTTGAAGTGTGTTGATCTGGTGGTCTCAGAGCTGGCCACCGTCATTAAAAAGTGTGCTGAGAAG CTTGGCTCCTATCCCAGGTTacgagaagaaacagaaagaattgtCACCACTTACATCAGGGAGCGAGAAGGGAGAACAAAGGACCAG ATCCTTCTTCTGATCGACATTGAGCTATCATACATCAACACAAATCACGAGGACTTCATTGGCTTTGCAAA TGCCCAGCAGAGAAGCACTCAGCTGAACAAGAAAAGGGCCGTTCCAAATCAG GGTGAGATTCTG GTGATTCGAAAGGGCTGGTTGACCATCAACAATATCAGCCTGATGAAAGGTGGTTCCAAGGAGTATTGGTTTGTGCTCACTGCAGAGTCCTTGTCGTGGTACAAGGATGAGGAG gaaaaagaaaagaagtacaTGCTGCCATTGGATAACCTCAAAATCCGAGATGTGGAAAAGGGCTTCATGTCCACCAAGCACATCTTTGCTATCTTCAACACAGAGCAGAG GAATGTCTATAAGGACCTACGGCAGATTGAGCTAGCCTGCGACTCCCAGGAAGATGTGGATAGTTGGAAAGCCTCTTTCCTCCGAGCAGGGGTCTATCCTGAGAAAGACCAG GCTGAGAATGAGGATGGGGCCCAAGAAAACACCTTCTCCATGGACCCTCAACTGGAACGCCAGGTGGAAACCATCCGAAACCTTGTTGATTCCTACGTGAGGATTATCAACAAGTCTATCCGTGACCTCATGCCAAAGACAATCATGCATCTCATGATCAACAAT ACCAAGGCCTTCATCCACTCAGAGCTACTGGCCTATCTCTACTCTTCTGCGGACCAGAGTAGCCTGATGGAGGAATCTGCGGACCAGGCCCAACGTCGAGAAGACATGCTGCGCATGTACCATGCCCTAAAGGAAGCGCTCAACATTATTGGGGACATCAGCACCAGCACTGTGTCCACCCCTGTGCCTCCACCCGTAGATGACACATGGCTCCAGAGTTCTAGCAGTAGGCACAG TCCCACACCTCAGCATCGGCCTCCTGCCAGCGTGCCTCCCCCAGGCAGGCCCCCTGCAGTCAGGGGCCCTACCCCGGGGCCACCTCTGATCCCTGTGCCTATAGGAATCGCTGCCTCCTTTGTGGCTCCCCCCATTCCCTCTCGGCCTGGACCTCAGAATGTCTTCACTAACAACGATCCCTTTTCAGCCCCACCTCAGATCCCGTCTCGGCCAGCACGCATTCCGCCTGGCATCCCCCCTGGTGTGCCCAG GCGACCACCTCCTTCTGCTCCTTCCCGGCCCTTCTTCTGA
- the DNM2 gene encoding dynamin-2 isoform X8, translating into MGNRGMEELIPLVNKLQDAFSSIGQSCHLDLPQIAVVGGQSAGKSSVLENFVGRDFLPRGSGIVTRRPLILQLIFSKTEYAEFLHCKSKKFTDFDEVRQEIEAETDRVTGTNKGISPIPINLRVYSPHVLNLTLIDLPGITKVPVGDQPMDIEYQIRDMILQFISKESSLILAVTPANMDLANSDALKMAKEVDPQGLRTIGVITKLDLMDEGTDARDVLENKLLPLRRGYIGVVNRSQKDIDGKKDIRAALGAERKFFLSHPAYRHMADRMGTPHLQKTLNQQLTNHIRESLPALRSKLQSQLLSLEKEVEEYKNFRPDDPTRKTKALLQMVQQFGVDFEKRIEGSGDQVDTLELSGGARINRIFHERFPFELVKMEFDEKDLRREISYAIKNIHGVRTGLFTPDLAFEAIVKKQVVKLKEPCLKCVDLVIQELINTVRQCTSKLGSYPRLREETERIVTTYIREREGRTKDQILLLIDIELSYINTNHEDFIGFANAQQRSTQLNKKRAVPNQGEILVIRKGWLTINNISLMKGGSKEYWFVLTAESLSWYKDEEEKEKKYMLPLDNLKIRDVEKGFMSTKHIFAIFNTEQRNVYKDLRQIELACDSQEDVDSWKASFLRAGVYPEKDQAENEDGAQENTFSMDPQLERQVETIRNLVDSYVRIINKSIRDLMPKTIMHLMINNTKAFIHSELLAYLYSSADQSSLMEESADQAQRREDMLRMYHALKEALNIIGDISTSTVSTPVPPPVDDTWLQSSSSRHSPTPQHRPPASVPPPGRPPAVRGPTPGPPLIPVPIGIAASFVAPPIPSRPGPQNVFTNNDPFSAPPQIPSRPARIPPGIPPGVPRRPPPSAPSRPFF; encoded by the exons agtaTGCGGAATTTTTGCACTGTAAGTCCAAGAAGTTTACGGACTTTGATGAAGTTCGCCAAGAGATTGAAGCAGAGACCGACAGGGTCACGGGGACCAATAAAGGCATTTCTCCTATCCCCATTAACTTACGAGTGTATTCACCACATG TATTGAATTTAACCTTAATTGACCTTCCGGGCATCACCAAGGTACCTGTTGGTGATCAGCCTATGGATATTGAATACCAGATCAGGGACATGATCCTGCAGTTCATTAGCAAAGAGAGCAGCTTGATTCTTGCAGTCACGCCAGCCAACATGGATCTAGCAAATTCAGATGCCCTCAAGATGGCCAAGGAAGTTGATCCTCAGG GCTTACGGACAATTGGTGTTATAACCAAGCTTGACCTGATGGATGAAGGCACAGATGCCAGAGATGTGCTTGAGAACAAGTTGCTCCCATTGAGAAGAG GTTATATTGGTGTGGTCAATCGGAGCCAAAAAGACATCGATGGGAAGAAGGATATCCGTGCAGCGCTCGGGGCGGAGAGGAAgttcttcctctctcacccagcaTATCGACACATGGCAGATCGAATGGGCACGCCCCACTTACAGAAGACCCTGAACCAG CAACTGACCAATCACATCCGAGAGTCTCTGCCTGCACTGCGCAGCAAGCTCCAGAGCCAGCTGCTGTccttggaaaaggaggtggaagAATATAAGAACTTCCGGCCTGATGATCCCACCCGGAAAACCAAAGCCCTGCTGCA GATGGTCCAGCAGTTTGGTGTGGACTTTGAAAAGAGAATTGAAGGCTCAGGAGACCAGGTGGACACATTGGAACTTTCTGGTGGTGCAAGGATTAATCGCATCTTTCACGAGAGGTTTCCATTTGAGCTTGTGAAG atGGAATTTGATGAGAAGGATTTGAGACGAGAAATTAGTTATGCAATTAAAAACATCCATGGAGTCAG GACGGGGCTCTTCACCCCCGACTTGGCATTCGAGGCCATTGTGAAAAAGCAGGTGGTGAAGCTGAAAGAGCCTTGTCTGAAATGTGTCGACCTGGTTATTCAGGAGTTAATCAATACAGTTAGGCAGTGTACCAGTAAG CTTGGCTCCTATCCCAGGTTacgagaagaaacagaaagaattgtCACCACTTACATCAGGGAGCGAGAAGGGAGAACAAAGGACCAG ATCCTTCTTCTGATCGACATTGAGCTATCATACATCAACACAAATCACGAGGACTTCATTGGCTTTGCAAA TGCCCAGCAGAGAAGCACTCAGCTGAACAAGAAAAGGGCCGTTCCAAATCAG GGTGAGATTCTG GTGATTCGAAAGGGCTGGTTGACCATCAACAATATCAGCCTGATGAAAGGTGGTTCCAAGGAGTATTGGTTTGTGCTCACTGCAGAGTCCTTGTCGTGGTACAAGGATGAGGAG gaaaaagaaaagaagtacaTGCTGCCATTGGATAACCTCAAAATCCGAGATGTGGAAAAGGGCTTCATGTCCACCAAGCACATCTTTGCTATCTTCAACACAGAGCAGAG GAATGTCTATAAGGACCTACGGCAGATTGAGCTAGCCTGCGACTCCCAGGAAGATGTGGATAGTTGGAAAGCCTCTTTCCTCCGAGCAGGGGTCTATCCTGAGAAAGACCAG GCTGAGAATGAGGATGGGGCCCAAGAAAACACCTTCTCCATGGACCCTCAACTGGAACGCCAGGTGGAAACCATCCGAAACCTTGTTGATTCCTACGTGAGGATTATCAACAAGTCTATCCGTGACCTCATGCCAAAGACAATCATGCATCTCATGATCAACAAT ACCAAGGCCTTCATCCACTCAGAGCTACTGGCCTATCTCTACTCTTCTGCGGACCAGAGTAGCCTGATGGAGGAATCTGCGGACCAGGCCCAACGTCGAGAAGACATGCTGCGCATGTACCATGCCCTAAAGGAAGCGCTCAACATTATTGGGGACATCAGCACCAGCACTGTGTCCACCCCTGTGCCTCCACCCGTAGATGACACATGGCTCCAGAGTTCTAGCAGTAGGCACAG TCCCACACCTCAGCATCGGCCTCCTGCCAGCGTGCCTCCCCCAGGCAGGCCCCCTGCAGTCAGGGGCCCTACCCCGGGGCCACCTCTGATCCCTGTGCCTATAGGAATCGCTGCCTCCTTTGTGGCTCCCCCCATTCCCTCTCGGCCTGGACCTCAGAATGTCTTCACTAACAACGATCCCTTTTCAGCCCCACCTCAGATCCCGTCTCGGCCAGCACGCATTCCGCCTGGCATCCCCCCTGGTGTGCCCAG GCGACCACCTCCTTCTGCTCCTTCCCGGCCCTTCTTCTGA